In Psychrilyobacter piezotolerans, the genomic window CCTCTACCTCTATAAGTTTAGTAGCTCCTTCCCCGTCTTTGGCTATCAATTTAGCTAATTCTGTGTTGATATAGATTAAGATATCTTTGAATTTTTCAAAATTTTCTCCAACAGTTTCAATTTTTTTATTCTCTGCCAATCCATTTGCAATAACCATAGCCATATCATTGGTACTGGTATCACCGTCTACAGAGATCATATTATAAGATATATCCACACTATCTTTAAATGCCAGATCCAGCATCTCCTTACTGATATTTAAATCTGTAACCAAGGTCGAAAGCATAGTACCCATATTCGGATGAACCATTCCAGACCCTTTGGCTATTCCGGCTAATGTTATCTCTTTTCCGTCTATTTCAAAGGAAACAGCAATTTTCTTTTCCGATGTATCTGTAGTTAACATGGCTGTAGCTGCATCATGACCTCCTTGGTCAGATAGATTTTCACACCCTTTTTTTATGGCTGAATCTATTTTTTCCATGTCTAACTGTACACCTATGATTCCAGTTGATTGTATTATTACCTCTTCTTTGGCTACCCCCAATATATCGGCAGTAAGCTGGGCCATGGTATAGGCATCTTCTAATCCTTTTTTACCGGTGCAGGCATTGGCATTTCCGCTGTTAACCACTATTACTTTAGTTATGGGGTTTTTAATATGTTCCATATTCATCACTATGGGGGCTGCCTTTACCTTGTTTTTTGTAAATACAGCTGAGGCTACGGGATTTCCTTTCGAATGAATAACACAAAGGTCCTTTTTACCGCTTTTTTTAAGCCCCCCTGATACTCCACTGGCAGTTATTCCAGCAACATCTGTTATAGTTTTTCCTATAAGTAATTTCATGATTTACCACTCTCCTTAAATAAATTGTTATTTATAATAATAGCCTTAATAGGACATCTTATATACTGCATCTTTTTAAATTCTGATAACTCCTTTTTTTTTACGATACCCATATTTTTATCCTTATCTTCACCCGTTGTAGAAACTTTATTCACCTTATCCCCCTTT contains:
- the argJ gene encoding bifunctional glutamate N-acetyltransferase/amino-acid acetyltransferase ArgJ, with translation MKLLIGKTITDVAGITASGVSGGLKKSGKKDLCVIHSKGNPVASAVFTKNKVKAAPIVMNMEHIKNPITKVIVVNSGNANACTGKKGLEDAYTMAQLTADILGVAKEEVIIQSTGIIGVQLDMEKIDSAIKKGCENLSDQGGHDAATAMLTTDTSEKKIAVSFEIDGKEITLAGIAKGSGMVHPNMGTMLSTLVTDLNISKEMLDLAFKDSVDISYNMISVDGDTSTNDMAMVIANGLAENKKIETVGENFEKFKDILIYINTELAKLIAKDGEGATKLIEVEVKNAQTLEDARISAKSVIRSNLTKCAFFGADANWGRILCAVGYSDAEFNPNNIDISFYGEGEKIQIAEDGMGVKFDVDKAKEILLKPEVKVEIDLKDGEYSATAWGCDLTYDYVKINGAYTT